A DNA window from Vigna angularis cultivar LongXiaoDou No.4 chromosome 1, ASM1680809v1, whole genome shotgun sequence contains the following coding sequences:
- the LOC108346433 gene encoding F-box/kelch-repeat protein At1g22040 isoform X1, with translation MGNILNLNNSKTRWNYSYEVLQGESCKRRRLSSNSCEDNERLIPLLPDEITIQILARVPRIYYLNLKLVCRAWKATLVSSELFSVRKGLGTMEEWLYILTKVKDDKLLWYALDPLSRRWQRLPPMPKVGFEDETKKGLISFPLRMWSMMGSSIRIVDIIMSWLGRRDALDWMPFCGCSIGAVDGCIYALGGFSRASAMKSVWQYDPIKNSWAEASSMSVGRAYSKTGILNNKLYVVGGVTRGRGGLSPLQSAEMYDPHTGMWSQLPSMPFARAQVLPTAFLADLLKPIATGMASYRGRLFVPQSLYCWPFFVDVGGEVYDPNINSWLEMPIGMGEGWPARQAGTKLSVTVNDDLYALDPSNSLDSAKIKVYDYEDDTWKVAAVDVPIHDFTDSESPYLLAGLLGKLHIITKDANHNITVLQADMQHEHAGSAFSQSIISSPDNSITEDAESSAQSQGEFWKVLATRSGRSAELVNCQSLKI, from the coding sequence ATGGGGAATATACTGAATCTGAACAATTCCAAGACTAGATGGAATTACTCCTATGAGGTTTTGCAAGGTGAATCGTGCAAGAGACGGAGGTTGTCATCAAACTCTTGTGAGGATAATGAAAGACTGATTCCTCTCCTTCCTGATGAGATAACAATACAGATACTGGCTAGAGTTCCTcgaatttattatttgaatctGAAGTTAGTTTGCCGTGCTTGGAAGGCAACCCTTGTTAGCTCTGAGCTATTTAGTGTGAGAAAAGGCCTTGGAACTATGGAGGAGTGGCTCTACATTTTGACAAAAGTGAAGGATGATAAGCTTTTATGGTATGCCTTGGACCCTCTTTCTAGAAGATGGCAAAGGTTGCCACCAATGCCTAAAGTAGGGTTTGAAGATGAAACAAAGAAAGGTTTAATTTCCTTTCCCCTTCGGATGTGGAGCATGATGGGTTCAAGTATTAGAATTGTTGATATCATTATGAGCTGGCTGGGGAGGAGAGATGCCCTGGACTGGATGCCATTTTGTGGCTGCTCAATAGGAGCCGTTGATGGTTGCATCTATGCATTAGGAGGATTTTCAAGAGCTTCAGCAATGAAATCTGTTTGGCAGTATGATCCCATTAAAAACTCCTGGGCCGAGGCTAGTTCAATGTCAGTTGGTAGAGCCTATTCCAAGACAggtatattaaataataagcTCTATGTCGTTGGTGGGGTTACAAGGGGTCGTGGTGGACTAAGCCCTCTACAATCTGCAGAAATGTATGACCCTCATACAGGCATGTGGTCCCAATTACCTAGCATGCCTTTTGCTAGAGCTCAAGTGTTGCCAACTGCATTTTTGGCTGACTTACTCAAGCCTATTGCCACAGGAATGGCTTCATACAGGGGAAGGTTatttgtgcctcagagtttgtATTGCTGGCCATTTTTTGTTGATGTTGGGGGTGAAGTATATGATCCAAATATAAATTCATGGCTTGAAATGCCAATCGGCATGGGTGAAGGCTGGCCTGCAAGGCAAGCTGGAACAAAATTGAGTGTTACTGTCAATGATGATCTATACGCACTCGATCCTTCAAATTCTCTTGACAGTGCAAAGATCAAGGTATATGATTATGAAGATGATACTTGGAAAGTTGCAGCAGTAGATGTTCCTATTCATGATTTCACCGATTCAGAATCTCCTTATCTCTTGGCTGGTTTACTTGGAAAACTTCATATAATTACTAAAGATGCTAATCACAATATTACAGTGTTGCAGGCTGACATGCAACATGAACATGCTGGGTCAGCTTTCTCCCAATCAATAATCTCTTCACCAGATAACTCAATCACTGAAGATGCTGAATCTTCTGCACAAAGTCAAGGAGAATTTTGGAAGGTTCTTGCAACTAGGAGTGGTAGATCTGCTGAACTAGTCAACTGTCAATCCCTTAAAATTTGA
- the LOC108346433 gene encoding F-box/kelch-repeat protein At1g22040 isoform X2: MGNILNLNNSKTRWNYSYEVLQGESCKRRRLSSNSCEDNERLIPLLPDEITIQILARVPRIYYLNLKLVCRAWKATLVSSELFSVRKGLGTMEEWLYILTKVKDDKLLWYALDPLSRRWQRLPPMPKVGFEDETKKGLISFPLRMWSMMGSSIRIVDIIMSWLGRRDALDWMPFCGCSIGAVDGCIYALGGFSRASAMKSVWQYDPIKNSWAEASSMSVGRAYSKTGILNNKLYVVGGVTRGRGGLSPLQSAEMYDPHTGMWSQLPSMPFARAQVLPTAFLADLLKPIATGMASYRGRLFVPQSLYCWPFFVDVGGEVYDPNINSWLEMPIGMGEGWPARQAGTKLSVTVNDDLYALDPSNSLDSAKIKCCRLTCNMNMLGQLSPNQ, encoded by the exons ATGGGGAATATACTGAATCTGAACAATTCCAAGACTAGATGGAATTACTCCTATGAGGTTTTGCAAGGTGAATCGTGCAAGAGACGGAGGTTGTCATCAAACTCTTGTGAGGATAATGAAAGACTGATTCCTCTCCTTCCTGATGAGATAACAATACAGATACTGGCTAGAGTTCCTcgaatttattatttgaatctGAAGTTAGTTTGCCGTGCTTGGAAGGCAACCCTTGTTAGCTCTGAGCTATTTAGTGTGAGAAAAGGCCTTGGAACTATGGAGGAGTGGCTCTACATTTTGACAAAAGTGAAGGATGATAAGCTTTTATGGTATGCCTTGGACCCTCTTTCTAGAAGATGGCAAAGGTTGCCACCAATGCCTAAAGTAGGGTTTGAAGATGAAACAAAGAAAGGTTTAATTTCCTTTCCCCTTCGGATGTGGAGCATGATGGGTTCAAGTATTAGAATTGTTGATATCATTATGAGCTGGCTGGGGAGGAGAGATGCCCTGGACTGGATGCCATTTTGTGGCTGCTCAATAGGAGCCGTTGATGGTTGCATCTATGCATTAGGAGGATTTTCAAGAGCTTCAGCAATGAAATCTGTTTGGCAGTATGATCCCATTAAAAACTCCTGGGCCGAGGCTAGTTCAATGTCAGTTGGTAGAGCCTATTCCAAGACAggtatattaaataataagcTCTATGTCGTTGGTGGGGTTACAAGGGGTCGTGGTGGACTAAGCCCTCTACAATCTGCAGAAATGTATGACCCTCATACAGGCATGTGGTCCCAATTACCTAGCATGCCTTTTGCTAGAGCTCAAGTGTTGCCAACTGCATTTTTGGCTGACTTACTCAAGCCTATTGCCACAGGAATGGCTTCATACAGGGGAAGGTTatttgtgcctcagagtttgtATTGCTGGCCATTTTTTGTTGATGTTGGGGGTGAAGTATATGATCCAAATATAAATTCATGGCTTGAAATGCCAATCGGCATGGGTGAAGGCTGGCCTGCAAGGCAAGCTGGAACAAAATTGAGTGTTACTGTCAATGATGATCTATACGCACTCGATCCTTCAAATTCTCTTGACAGTGCAAAGATCAAG TGTTGCAGGCTGACATGCAACATGAACATGCTGGGTCAGCTTTCTCCCAATCAATAA